TAATTCTGCTTCGCGGCTGCCGGGGTGCTTAGCGTCACCATCGCTACGATAAGCGCGCCTAGAAATCTTCTCGGTATCACGGTCGATACTCCTGCTTTGGGGCCCAAAGGTGGGCACGACAACCTGGCGTCGGTTATCGAGGACGCTGAAGGTATTGGGTGAAATGCAGATCGCCGCGGTCATCGGCTTCGATCTCGATCGAACCTGCCGGCACCAGGCCCGCGCGCGCGTACGCCGGGGCGAGGCGCCCAGCGACCAGTTGGGCGACCGCCGACTGTTGATCCCCGAACGACTGTAACCGGCCTTCGACGGCGCAGAGCCTGTCGGCGCAGCGGGCGGATTGTACGGCCAGTCCGCGCATCGCTCCTGCAAGCTGTCGTGTCAGTTCGCTTTCCGTGTGGCGTGCCCAGACAGGCTCCCGGCTGCGCCCGTCGAGCATCGCCGCGCGCTCGTTGACGGAAAGCGGCTCCAGATCGGGCAGCGCCGTTTCCGGTCCGCCGCCCGGCGGGACCCAGGCCGGTTTCGACACCGGCGAAGGATGCGCCACGGCCGCCTCACCACCCGCCGGCACGATCCGAATGTGTCCGTCATCGACGGCAGGCGGATCACGGTGCCCGCGCCAGAGGAGCCAGCCCGCGCACAGCAGGATGGCGAGCACCCCCGTGCCGAGCAACCCGCGCATCATGATCGCGGCCGTGGCTGGCCCGGTCTGGTCGCGACGGACGGAGACGATGGTGGTGGAGCGACAGGATCGCGCAAGGCACCGGAATCGGCGTCATAGCGGAATGTCTCGACGATCTCGTCGGTAGCGACGGTCAAGATACCCGCGTCCCGATCGTCCGTGACGGTGATCCGTCGATCGGGTCGGCCCGCACAGGCGACGATCGCACCCCCGGCAAAGCTCGTTCCCTGCAGCGGGCGGATCAGGCAAGCCGATCCCGCCGCGCTACCGATTTCGAGCCAGCCCTGCTCCGTGATGCGGTGCGTGTAGACGGGACGTCCATCCGGGGCGACAGTGACGAACCGTTCCCCGCGGGCATAGCGGCGATCGGGTGCGGTCGACCCTTTTATCCCGACCACGTTGTGAGACAACAATCCCCCGCTCGTCAGGTAATAATGGCCGATCTGCGTGCCGGCGTCGCCGGGCCAGCGCAGGTGCATGTGGACGTGCGGTGGTGCGTCGATATGGCCATGCGGGGCATTGGTATCGAAACCCATGATCTGGATGGCGCCCGATCCGTTCCGGGCAACTTCCTCGCCGATACCGAGCGTGCGCACGACGTCGCGCTGCGCAAATTCCAGTACGTCGGCAGCCCGGCGCTCCATGACCGGGAAACGCCCGGTGGCATAGGCGCCCGCCCTGCGCGCGGGATCGGCATGCTCGAAACGCAGCACCATGCCGGGCTCGACGATATGCGTCGCCACTTCGGCCGCGGTCACCATATCGAAGGAGAGCGGCGGCAACGGCACGACGATCCGCTCGTGCCCGGCGCGAAACGGTATGTCGCCTCCCTCCAGCAGCACGCGCCGCAGCGCATCGGGCTTGCCCAGGAACCCGAGTTCCAGGCTCCGCCGGTAGGGCACGGTGATCGCCACCACGGTCTCGCGCGGATTGTCCGCGTTGAAGAGCGGGTCGGCGACCGGTTCGCACGCAGGGCAGGACGCCGGATCGAAGCGAACCACCGGACCGGAGGCGGCTGCACGCTTGACGAATTTCAGGACGACCCTGACCGTGTCGGTCTCCGCTGCGGCGGCGGGCACGGAAACCATCCCCGCCGCAAGGACCGATGCCGCCAACAGCGAGCGCCTCATCATGGCTTCCACGACAGACCGAGCCAGAACGTGCGGCCGACCGGGAAGTAGTAGTTGAGATACTCACCTCCCGTACCTTGCCGGACGACAAACGGTTCCTTGCTCAGGTTCTGCACCTGCGCGACCAGTTCCAGCCCGTCGTACACGGCGTACCGTGCCTGCACGTCGACCTGCTGGCGCGGCTGCTGATAGAGATCGCGCGTCGGCGTATCGCCGTCGGCCGATTGCATCGCGCGGCCGATGCGATTGTACGAGGCGCGCAACTCGACCGGGCCGATACCGTAGAAAGCGGTCAGGTTGGCGATATAGTCCGGCTGCTGGATCAGCCCGGTCGTCCCGCGCGTCGCGGGAAGTCCCGAGGCGATACCCGCTGCACTGACGGGCTGACGATATGATCCGTCGAGCAAGGTGAAGTTCGCGTTGACGCCCAGCCCCGGGATCGCCGCGATGCGATCGACCGAATAGCCCAGCTCCATACCCTTGATCTTGGCGCTGCTCGCATTGCGCGGCGTGTTGACGAACACCGTCTGGTAACTGACCGCCTGGAACGTCGTGGGCGGCCCTTGCTGGCTGCTGGTGAATATCTCGTTCCTGATGTCTTTCGCAAAGGCAGCGACCGAGATCATGCCGGCGCCCATGTACCATTCGTAGGACAGGTCGTAATTCCACGCCTCGCGCGGCTTCAGGTCGGGGTTGCCGGTATTGACGGTCAGCGTTCCGTCGGTGCCGATCCCGAACGAGGTGCGCGCGGCATATTGGCTGTAATCCGGGCGGCCGATGGTCTTGGATACGCCTGCGCGGATCCGCATGCCGTCGCCCAGCTGGTACGTGGCAAGGGCAGAGGGGAGCCAATAGGCATAGTCGGTCGTACGCCGCGTCGCTTCGTAGCGGGTCGCGCCCCGCATCGTCGGTGCCCGGTTGGTATCGACGACCAGTGTCGTCGCGTCGTAACGGACGCCCGCCTGCACGTCGAACCGGTCTGCGCGGAACAGCAGCTGCGCATAGCCGGCCTTCGTCGTTTCGAGATCGCGGAAGTCGTCGGCGGCATTGTTGGCACGCTGGTCGGTGGCGACGAACGCGCTGCGGTTCGCCTCGAAACGCCGCCATGCCGCCGGCCGGTCGATCAGCAGATAGGGTACGGCCGGCGTGAGATAGGCGCCGGGCCGTTGATCGTGCAGGATGCCGCGCATCGTCCCGATCGTCGCCAGTCCGGCAGCGTTGGCGGAAACATGTTCGGTGTAGCGCTGATCGTAGGACAGATCGGTACGCGTCACTGCCGCGCCGATGTTCGCACCGAACCCGCGGTCGTCGCCGGTCGCGTTGACGCCGAGGTTGATCCTGGCGAAATCGACGGTGGAATCGAGATCGCGGTTGATGCTGCGATAGTAGAGCGCCCGATAGCGGTCGGGGTTACCCGCTGCCGCGGTATCGTTCAGGGTCAGCCGTGGCCGACCGCCATCGATGATATAGCCATAGCCGAACGCAGGCAGAAAACCCGCCTGGGCCGTGCCCGCGCGCGGGCTGGTGTCGTATTTGATCATCTCGCGCAGTTCGCGATATTCCGCTTTCGAGCGCGCCAATGTCGTATCCAGCACGACGCCGCTTCCGAAATCGTGTCGCCCCTTCGCATCGATCAGCCAGGTGTCGCGGGTGACGGGCTGATAGGTCAGCCCCTGTTGCAGATCGCCCTGCGCGAAGGCGCCGCTCGTCGCGGTGACGGCAGTGGGCGCGCCGGTGGGCAGGGTCAGTATCTCGTACCGGGTCTCGGTATCCTTGTCGTGATAATAGCCGCCGAACAGCGACAGCTCGGTCGCGTCGTCGGGGCGCCATTCCAGCTTCAGGTTGCCGCTGAGCCGGGTGCGCAGGTTCTCGAAGAAATAATCCTGATTGCGCACCGGGACGAGCAGGCCGCTCGACCGGTTCGGGAACGGCGTGCGCGCGCCGGCCGCGGTGAAGTAGGACCAGCCCGCACCGTTGCTGTCGCCCGGCAGTTCCGCGCGCGCCGTCGACGGCAGTCGCTGGTATTCGACCGACGCCACGATCCCGAACGTCCGGTCGGCGCCGAAACGCGCCGCGCCTGTGGCGTCCGCGCGGATCGCCGGGCCGCCGCGCCGGATCAGCTTGCCGGCGGTGTCGTTATGGCCGCCATTGGCGTTGACGACGAAGAACCGGTCGTCGCGCCCGTCGAAGGCGCTTTTCGACACGATGTTGATCTGGCCGCCCAGTGCATGCGGATCATATTGCGCGGTGACGCTCTTGATCGCCTCGATCCGCGACACGAGCGAGGCCGGCAGCATGTCGAGCCGCGCGCCTCGGAACACCCAGTCCGGCGAAGCGAGCGGAACGCCGTCGATGGTCACGAGGCTGTATTTCGGGTCGAGCCCGCGGATCGTCGCGCGCTGATAGATGTCGCGGTTCTTGGTCGGATCGGCACCACCGACGACCGAAACGCCGGTGATCCGGCGGCTGGCCTCCACGATATTCAGGTCGGGCAAGCGGCCGACATCATCCTGCGACACGGCATCCAGGATGACGGTCGAATCCCGTTTCGCCTTGACGGCCGAACGTTGCGACGAACGGAAGCCCGTCACGACGATGTCCTCGCGCGCACCCTCGCCCGCACCTTCGTCGGAAACTGTCGGCGGCGCCTGCGGAGCTGCTGGTGCGGAAAAAGGCGTTTGCTGCTGCGCCAGCGCGGGCGTGCCCGCAAGGATCGTGCTCGCCAGCAAGCCGCACATCCAACCCGTTCCGTACGCCATATCGAATCACCCCCAAAAACCAGGAGCAATATATATCACAATGTATGTTATTTATTTGACAGTTGTAGGGAGATGACGGAAACGTAGCCGGGTGAGCAGCTTAGCTGGCCGGGGAAGGACTTGGATGGGTGCCATCGTCATCAGTGCACGGGCACGCACGGTCCTTGCGACGATCAGACGTCACGGGGCGGCGTCCCGCGCGGCGTTGATCCGCGAGAGCGGACTGTCCGGAACAGCGATCTTCAGGGCGACCGAGGAACTGGAAGCGGCCGGGCTGGTGCGTACCGGTGATCCCGTGGCAAGTGGACGCGGGCAACCCAGCCACCTCATCCACATCGTTCCCGACGCTGCCTTCGCGCTGGGCCTGTCCGTGATGACGGACCGCGCCGATGTCGTGCTGCTCGATCTGGCTGGTCGTGTGCGGGCGCAGCGCGAGATCACCGTCGCGGGCATGCCCCGGGCGGCGCTGCTCGATGCTGCGGTCGCATTCGGGACTGCGGCGTTGCAGCCGCTCGGGATACCGCCGGGCAGATTGAAGGGGATGGGGATCGCGGTTGCCGGCTATTTCGTCGCACCCGGGACGGTCAACCCCGGTGAGGAGCTGAATGACTGGGCGCTGGTCGACCTGCACGCGGCCGCCGCGCGCCAGCTTGCCCTGCCGGTCGCGATCGAGAACATCGCCAGTGCCGCCGCGCTGGGCGAGCGACTGCTCGGCAGCGGCGCGCGCTATGCCAGTTCCTGTTACGTCAACGTCGCGGGCGGGTTCGGTGCCGGCGTGATCGTCGACGGCGTGCTGCTTCGTGGATACCATGGCAATGCCGGCGAGGTTGCGGGACTGTTCCCGCTCGCCGGGCGCGTCACGCCCAATCTGGCCACCTTGCGGCATTGTCTGGACGATCATGGTGTCGCGACTGCCGGTATCGCCGACATGATCGCCCGTTTCGATCCGGCATGGCCGGGGATCGAAACCTGGCTGGAGCAGCATCAGCCGAGCTTTTCCTATCTATTTGGAGCGCTCCGCTACACGCTGGATTGCGAGGCGATCATCCTGGGCGGGCGGCTGCCGCGTGTTCTCGCGCAGCGGATCGTCGCCGCGGTCGACTGGCCCGAAGCGCAGTTGCCCGCCCGCCGCGAGCGGCGCGCGCCTATGACGAAGCTGGACGTCGCGGTGCTGGAGCCCGAGCTTGCCGGCCCGCTGGGCGCGGCGGCGCTGGTTTTCCATCGGACCCTGTTTGACTGACGGCAAAGGCCAGCGCGAGCGCGGTCGACGCAATGGCAAGAAGGGCGAGCGGCATCAACAGCGACGGCGGCGACCCGGGATCGACGAGTGTCACGCGGTACGGGGAGCGCGCCATGACCCGGCCGATCAACAGCATCGCCGCGGCTTGCGCCAACTTCGACACGCACGTGAACGTACCGACATAGCCGGTCGCGCCGCCTGCGGCAGCGTGGGTCATCATCGCGGTCCAGAGCGCGAGCCACAGCCAACCCGTGGCGATACCGAACCCCAGCCCTGCGAGACCGCTGCCGAGCGGCGACGGCCATGCCAGTCCGAGCGAGGCGAGCGTCGAGACCAGCGCAGCAAGGACCAGCATGCCCGCGGCAGACACCCGGCGCCGGCCCGCGAACCACAGGAACTGGCTGGCCAGCCCTCCGGTCGCCGCCCAGACCATGATGCCCATGCCCCGCCCGGCGAACGTCGCCTGATAGGGCTCCAGGGTCCGGAACGTCGCACCGGCGGCCATCATCACCGCCAGAGCCGCCAGTACACCCCCGAACGACAATGACGGGATGGGAGCGATCTCGGCAGGCGTATCCCCCGTCTCGTCGGGCCTGCAGGTCCGCGCAAGCCACCATGCCGAGCCGCAGGCGAGCACCGCGAGGCACGTCGCCCACGTGAGCCACGCGACGGGTCCTTCCCCCCGTACCAGCAACGGGGCCGCGATCCCGCCGACTGCGAGACCGGCAATCCCGGACGCGATGTTGCGTTTGGCAAGCAACGCCTGGCGAGTTTCGACGGAGAACCCGGCAAGGGCGACGACAGCGTTTTGCGGCACGTCGAGAAACGGATAGCTTGCGCGGAAACCCAGGAGCATGAACAGCGCCCAGCCAAGCCGCTGATCGTGCGCGATCAACGGCGTCGCGCAGACCAGCAGGAAGAACAGACAGGTCACCGGCGCCCCCCATGCCTGACGT
The genomic region above belongs to Sphingomonas phyllosphaerae 5.2 and contains:
- a CDS encoding TonB-dependent receptor; protein product: MCGLLASTILAGTPALAQQQTPFSAPAAPQAPPTVSDEGAGEGAREDIVVTGFRSSQRSAVKAKRDSTVILDAVSQDDVGRLPDLNIVEASRRITGVSVVGGADPTKNRDIYQRATIRGLDPKYSLVTIDGVPLASPDWVFRGARLDMLPASLVSRIEAIKSVTAQYDPHALGGQINIVSKSAFDGRDDRFFVVNANGGHNDTAGKLIRRGGPAIRADATGAARFGADRTFGIVASVEYQRLPSTARAELPGDSNGAGWSYFTAAGARTPFPNRSSGLLVPVRNQDYFFENLRTRLSGNLKLEWRPDDATELSLFGGYYHDKDTETRYEILTLPTGAPTAVTATSGAFAQGDLQQGLTYQPVTRDTWLIDAKGRHDFGSGVVLDTTLARSKAEYRELREMIKYDTSPRAGTAQAGFLPAFGYGYIIDGGRPRLTLNDTAAAGNPDRYRALYYRSINRDLDSTVDFARINLGVNATGDDRGFGANIGAAVTRTDLSYDQRYTEHVSANAAGLATIGTMRGILHDQRPGAYLTPAVPYLLIDRPAAWRRFEANRSAFVATDQRANNAADDFRDLETTKAGYAQLLFRADRFDVQAGVRYDATTLVVDTNRAPTMRGATRYEATRRTTDYAYWLPSALATYQLGDGMRIRAGVSKTIGRPDYSQYAARTSFGIGTDGTLTVNTGNPDLKPREAWNYDLSYEWYMGAGMISVAAFAKDIRNEIFTSSQQGPPTTFQAVSYQTVFVNTPRNASSAKIKGMELGYSVDRIAAIPGLGVNANFTLLDGSYRQPVSAAGIASGLPATRGTTGLIQQPDYIANLTAFYGIGPVELRASYNRIGRAMQSADGDTPTRDLYQQPRQQVDVQARYAVYDGLELVAQVQNLSKEPFVVRQGTGGEYLNYYFPVGRTFWLGLSWKP
- a CDS encoding ROK family transcriptional regulator, with the protein product MGAIVISARARTVLATIRRHGAASRAALIRESGLSGTAIFRATEELEAAGLVRTGDPVASGRGQPSHLIHIVPDAAFALGLSVMTDRADVVLLDLAGRVRAQREITVAGMPRAALLDAAVAFGTAALQPLGIPPGRLKGMGIAVAGYFVAPGTVNPGEELNDWALVDLHAAAARQLALPVAIENIASAAALGERLLGSGARYASSCYVNVAGGFGAGVIVDGVLLRGYHGNAGEVAGLFPLAGRVTPNLATLRHCLDDHGVATAGIADMIARFDPAWPGIETWLEQHQPSFSYLFGALRYTLDCEAIILGGRLPRVLAQRIVAAVDWPEAQLPARRERRAPMTKLDVAVLEPELAGPLGAAALVFHRTLFD
- a CDS encoding MFS transporter, which produces MLFGFFLTEACGLSMAEMSLIMAASLVLNGAVDAGIGRRWRTLVVSTVDAMRRQAWGAPVTCLFFLLVCATPLIAHDQRLGWALFMLLGFRASYPFLDVPQNAVVALAGFSVETRQALLAKRNIASGIAGLAVGGIAAPLLVRGEGPVAWLTWATCLAVLACGSAWWLARTCRPDETGDTPAEIAPIPSLSFGGVLAALAVMMAAGATFRTLEPYQATFAGRGMGIMVWAATGGLASQFLWFAGRRRVSAAGMLVLAALVSTLASLGLAWPSPLGSGLAGLGFGIATGWLWLALWTAMMTHAAAGGATGYVGTFTCVSKLAQAAAMLLIGRVMARSPYRVTLVDPGSPPSLLMPLALLAIASTALALAFAVSQTGSDGKPAPPRPAGRQARAPAPRRPASS